DNA from Gambusia affinis linkage group LG06, SWU_Gaff_1.0, whole genome shotgun sequence:
caaacatcaaGCAGGCCAACTACAGGGCCCAGCAGCGTCCTCATACCCATGGCCGAAGGGGGAAATGAAGTAAAGGCAGCAGTGAACCCGGTTGTCCTGGATGTTCTTGCGGTTGAGGCCGCTCTCGTCCCTGAAGTACTGCTCGAACTGCTGGTCGATGTAGTCAGCCACCGACTTCCAGCTGCAACCCAAAGAGATGACCAGTGAGCGCACAAGAGGTTTTAATCCCTTTACTTACCAAACCGGGTCTAAATGTACCATTCAGTGTTGTTGACAGCGTCACCAAATCCAGGGGTGTCCACGATGGTGAGCTTCAGCTTCACGCCTTTCTCCTCTATGTCCACAGTGTGTTTGGTGATTTCAACCGTCTGTGTGATTCTCTCTGAGGAAAGAGTTCAAATCTCAGCCGTAACACAACAAAATGCCGCAGAGGTCAAAGCTGCAGGTCACTCACCTTCAGCGTTAAGCAGCTTCCTATCTTTGTACAAATCTGTGAGAAACAGGCTGTTGACCAGGGTGGACTTTCCCAGGCCAGACTCGCCTTCAAACAAAGAATAACAGAGACCAAATCAGTGAGGCTCCAAACGCTGTGACTAGCAGGAGCTTCACAGTCAAAGGTGGGCTTAGGATCGAATGTCTAAAGGAGTGTAAATACGGGGTTTACCAGCCACCATGAGGGTGAAGTCAAACCCTTTCTTCACAGATTTGCGGTGCACCTGGTTTGGCAATGTTGCAAAGCCCACATATTCCTTGTCTGGGTCCTAAAAGTAAACGCAGACGGAAAACTCAATCAGGATTGTGTAAAAACCTCAAAACtgagagaaaagatgaaaaaacggcaaatgcagtttattattagtctagaaaaatattaaaaactttaagAGGCATGATTGTTTAAGATCAAAAAGTCCAACTGCTGACAGTATGATGAGCTAAAGAGAAAAGCAATCTTTTGCTATATTCTTCTTAAGGCTGAAAGGATAAAAAGCTGTTCAAGAAACACGTGGCAGGTTGTTGATTTTGAATCATGACTCCTGGGGTTCCTCAGGGCTGAGTGTTGGGACACAACTCATTTATGTTGTACGTGAACACAGCAtcacaaacactgaaacaagttttatttgtcCAACTATTATATTCTTTGTACATGCTAACAGCACTGGAACAACTAGCAAgagtaaaaaaaggaaacaaacaatacaaaacatATGGATAGATGACTTTTATAAACACAATATGTAAACTAATTCAGTCAAATTTAGATTAGAACTGAGGgtttatttccttttgatttgttaatttatacatgattaaatattaattatattgAGGTTTCTATCTAGCAATAAGTTTCAATAGAAAACATCCTTAAAATGCGATTGCACTAAACGAGTGACTTGTTCTTCAGACACAGAAGCACACAGATTTTAAAGCAACTGTCTGCATCAACACGTCAAAGCCCGCAGCCTTTACAGCACAGCCAGCCGTACGGGTTAGTTATCCTCCGCGGTTTACTCAGTCTGCTCATTTGTACCTCATTATTGCTGTACGGATCAAACAGAGCCCAGGGGCTCCTCGGCCTGTTGGGGCTGACGGGAGACGGCAAGTCAAACTCCACACTTCTGCTCTGCGACAAGCTGGGATCTGAACCTGAATCTGACTGGGCTCGAACCGCCGCGGGGGGCTGCAAACGAGACGGGGTGACAGGCCGGTCTTGGCCGTCTGCATGGTGAGCTTGGTGGTTTTGGCCGCTCCCTCTGTGATGCGGAGGGTCGTGCATTAGGTTCTCCACTTCGGAGTCGTCTGAATGGCTCAAATGCTGGAGGCACACCGAGGCCGGAGTGGATGGGTgaggaggagagaaacaaaTGGGGGGGAAAGAAAGAGGTACCGGGAGGAAATGGTGCCAAAGGTAGAGGGAACGGTGCAGAGATCCAAGAAGGTTTTAGATGGTTTTAGAGATGGagtaatttttatgtttatgttgtttcaCAGAGACGGCatgaacaaagacatttaatgCCAAACTGGTTATTTAAGTAGATATTTCTGGTTGTCTAGGTTTTGGAAAGGAAAGCCTTCACTGGTACAAACATGAAAATTAGCCTTTAACTACAAGAGCAACAAGCCAAATGTTGGGACACGTTTATCTGCTCTTTTATCACAAGACTGAAAGTTTGGGTGAAAATCAGCAGCACTAATTTCTCTCAGTGGATCATAACTCCCTGCACGTTACcttaattaattaactaatttgagaaaatattacTGTTCCTTTGAAGGTTATATGGACTCCTCAAGTTTATCCTTGTCCATACGAATCTCTGATTGTAATAACTGCCAATGAGTTTTTAACATcactgtggaggaaaacatgttttttgttctttgcaaaTCGGTTTTAGATAAATATGAACGTGAATGGCCTGGTGAAGGTCATACCACACACTATAAATCCGATTTAAGcgcagactttgactaggctactCTAAAGCGTGACCCTCAGCAAGCTTCCCTGGTGTACCTGCGCAGCATTGTGGTGCCTGATCTGATTGGGCGATGACGGGCAGGAGTCCTGCTCGTCTGACGAAGAGGAGGGCTCGTGGTCACTGTCCTCCATCGCAAGGGGAGCTACACTGCACTCTGTGATCTCCAGTCACAACAGAGGGAACAGGTGGAGAAGAGATCCAGGATGGATATTGGAAAGGAGGGTCCAAAGAGGGAAAATTAGGCGCACCAGGTTCAAGAGATAAGAGCAGTAAGGTGGAAGGATCGAGGAGGATGGAAGAAGACAGTAATGAAATAACAGGttatagaaatgaaaaacaactgGAACTGCGTACCATTAGACAGATAGATGGTATGGCTGCAGCTTACATGGATCCACTGTTTGCTTTAGTGAATCAATGTAGGCAATTTGAGGTTTTGAATTTCTGCACAGCGAACCACTCAGTCTTTAAACACCGATTTCCACCCATTTGGGCAACGTTGGTGGCAGAAATAATTGAGTTCCAGCTGCAGTTACATAACGCAAAAAGTCACTGAATGTTTTATGGAAAGTTAATCCACTCACATTTCCATCCaatgaatgttttaaatgaatactggcactaaaaaaaaaaacaaaacaaacaaaaaaaaactagtcCACTGCCAAAGTTGTGGGCATTTTAAACTGGGAATCCGTCATAATTTTATGGTAAAAGAGTTCAGAGATTCAAATGTATGAAGATTTGTAGCTGGAGGGCAGCAGAGAAATGGACTTGCCTTCCTGAGCGA
Protein-coding regions in this window:
- the sept4b gene encoding septin 4b isoform X2, whose product is MLPIGSGGPDWLGGAEGRRVLFVSAGAEALTAGWSLNEEQRTVQQRGAFAFRLQVQQITECSVAPLAMEDSDHEPSSSSDEQDSCPSSPNQIRHHNAAQHLSHSDDSEVENLMHDPPHHRGSGQNHQAHHADGQDRPVTPSRLQPPAAVRAQSDSGSDPSLSQSRSVEFDLPSPVSPNRPRSPWALFDPYSNNEDPDKEYVGFATLPNQVHRKSVKKGFDFTLMVAGESGLGKSTLVNSLFLTDLYKDRKLLNAEERITQTVEITKHTVDIEEKGVKLKLTIVDTPGFGDAVNNTECWKSVADYIDQQFEQYFRDESGLNRKNIQDNRVHCCLYFISPFGHGLRPLDVEFMKALHEKVNIVPILAKADTLTPSEVKKKKIKIREEIEQYGIKIYQFPDCDSDEDEEFKQQDLELKESIPFAVIGSNTVVEAKGKRVRGRLYPWGIVEVENSAHCDFIKLRNMLVRTHMQDLKDVTRETHYENYRAQCIQSMTRMVVKERNRNKLTRESGTDFPIPTGPSASDSEKEKLIREKDEELRRMQEMLQRYQDHLITQKDGC